A region from the Melospiza georgiana isolate bMelGeo1 chromosome 10, bMelGeo1.pri, whole genome shotgun sequence genome encodes:
- the FAM131A gene encoding LOW QUALITY PROTEIN: protein FAM131A (The sequence of the model RefSeq protein was modified relative to this genomic sequence to represent the inferred CDS: inserted 2 bases in 1 codon) gives MRPGGDVGGAEPAVVPAPGXPPGSMGCIGSKTTIVAVDTTLCVEWKEVKALSPLSVARPLPRLVRQASFDSQDFLQVNVEDTVEMLPKSRRALTIQEIAALARSSLHGISQVVKEHVTKPTAMAQGRVAHLIEWKGWCKPVESPSALESAFSSYCHLSEGEQEARFAAGVAEQFAIAEAKLRAWSSVDGDDSNDESYDEDFMPSTESSQPTELPGTMPASALLRDLLQGHLCQLGMRHGSCEPESDSSHTLSPETLCSSLCSLEMVSPSELTAKLLGSLGGEDLLLPKLPPPASQSALRGLARLRCQDSLYSVSYAEACLSPTEDEVVLSKDFPLRRKISDVASSGVASLEEEEEAEEP, from the exons ATGCGGCCGGGGGGCGATGTGGGCGGCGCGGAGCCGGCGGTAGTGCCCGCACCGGG CCCCCCCGGGAGCATGGGCTGCATCGGCTCCAAAACCACCATCG TGGCCGTGGACACAACGCTGTGTGTGGAGTGGAAGGAGGTGAAGGCACTGTCACCCCTGAGCGTTGCCCGCCCGCTGCCCCGGCTGGTGCGCCAGGCCTCCTTCGACAGCCAGGACTTCCTCCAG GTCAATGTTGAGGACACTGTCGAGATGCTGCCCAAGTCACGGCGCGCGCTGACCATCCAGGAGATCGCTGCCCTGGCCCGCTCCTCGCTGCACG GCATCTCGCAGGTGGTGAAGGAGCACGTGACAAAGCCAACGGCCATGGCACAGGGCCGTGTTGCCCACCTCATCGAGTGGAAGGGCTGGTGTAAGCCAGTGGAGTCACCTTCTGCCCTGGAGAGCGCCTTCAGCTCCTACTGCCACCTGAGCGAGGGCGAGCAGGAGGCGCGGTTTGCTGCCG GTGTGGCGGAGCAGTTTGCCATTGCTGAGGCCAAGCTGCGAGCCTGGTCCTCAGTGGATGGGGATGACTCCAACGATGAGTCCTACGATGAGGACTTCATGCCCTCCACAGAGAGCTCCCAGCCCACCG agctgccaggcacGATGCCCGCCAGCGCGCTGCTGCGAGACCTGCTGCAGGGCCACCTGTGCCAGCTGGGCATGCGGCACGGCTCCTGCGAGCCCGAGAGCGACTCCTCGCACACCCTCTCCCCCGAGactctctgctccagcctctgcagcctggagaTGGTGTCCCCCTCCGAACTCACTGCCAAACTGCTGGGCTCCCTGGGGGGAGaggacctgctgctgcccaagctgCCGCCCCCAGCCAGCCAAAGTGCCTTGCGGGGCCTGGCACGGCTCCGGTGCCAGGACTCCCTCTACTCCGTGTCCTACGCCGAAGCCTGTCTCTCGCCCACGGAGGACGAGGTGGTGCTGAGCAAGGACTTCCCGCTCCGCCGGAAAATCTCTGACGTCGCCTCCTCCGGGGTGGCAtcgctggaggaggaggaggaggccgaAGAGCCCTGA
- the LOC131087726 gene encoding heat shock protein beta-7-like, which yields MASLSSASTYRAELLSAYGQGHGEPRFEGDLRHGAFGARGQEAFGYPESPGAMYPCSLGTWVRAQGDTYQVVADVSQFEPPDIVVTTSNCHVTIQAEKVAEDGTVCDTFTHKCQLPEDTDPLSVSCALTEMGTLVITVRRRASPGPGQRPQGLHRSEAVL from the exons atggCATCGCTCTCCTCGGCCTCCACGTACCGCGCCGAGCTCCTCAGCGCCTACGGGCAGGGGCACGGCGAGCCCCGCTTCGAGGGCGACCTGCGGCATGGAGCCTTCGGGGCACGGGGACAGGAGGCGTTTGGGTACCCAG AGTCCCCAGGTGCCATGTacccctgcagcctgggcacctGGGTGCGTGCCCAGGGTGACACCTACCAAGTGGTGGCCGACGTGAGCCAGTTTGAGCCCCCTGACATCGTGGTGACCACCTCCAACTGCCACGTCACCATCCAGGCAGAAAAG GTGGCTGAGGATGGCACTGTCTGTGACACCTTCACCCACAAGTGCCAGCTGCCCGAGGACACGGACCCGCTGTCGGTGAGCTGTGCCCTCACGGAGATGGGCACGCTGGTCATCACCGTGCGGCgccgtgccagccccggccccgggcagcGCCCGCAGGGGCTGCACCGCAGCGAGGCCGTGCTGTGA